In Clostridium cagae, one genomic interval encodes:
- the guaB gene encoding IMP dehydrogenase: MATIIKTAYTFDDVLLVPNKSEILPREVSVKTKLTKTISLNIPLMSAAMDTVTQSKMAIAMAREGGIGIIHKNMSIEQQAKEVDKVKRQENGIITDPIFLSKENTLQDAENLMGQYRISGVPITENGKLVGILTNRDVTFETDFTKKISDVMTKENLITAPENTSIDEAKEILKKHKIEKLPLVDGEGNLKGLITIKDIDKAKQFPNAAKDSNGRLLCGATVGVTADMMDRVDALVKAKVDVITVDTAHGHSRGVMEAVKQIKIKHPELQVIAGNVATAEATEDLIKAGADCVKVGIGPGSICTTRVVAGVGVPQLTAVMDCAEIGKKYGIPVIADGGLKYSGDIVKALAAGASVAMMGSLFAGCEEAPGEMEIYQGRSYKVYRGMGSLAAMACGSKDRYFQDGNKKLVPEGVEGRVAYKGYVSDTIFQLIGGIKSGMGYLGSKNLDTLYETARFVVQTASGYRESHPHDINITKEAPNYSVGQ; this comes from the coding sequence ATGGCTACAATAATAAAAACAGCTTATACATTTGATGATGTATTATTAGTACCTAATAAATCAGAAATATTACCTAGAGAGGTAAGTGTAAAAACAAAATTAACTAAAACAATATCTTTAAATATACCTTTAATGAGTGCTGCGATGGATACAGTAACACAATCTAAAATGGCTATAGCTATGGCAAGAGAAGGCGGAATCGGAATTATCCATAAAAATATGAGTATAGAACAACAAGCAAAAGAAGTAGATAAGGTAAAAAGACAAGAAAACGGAATTATAACTGATCCAATATTTTTATCAAAAGAAAATACACTTCAAGATGCTGAAAATTTAATGGGTCAATACAGAATATCGGGTGTACCTATAACTGAAAATGGTAAGTTAGTGGGTATACTTACAAATAGAGATGTAACTTTTGAAACTGATTTTACTAAAAAAATATCTGACGTTATGACGAAAGAAAATTTAATTACTGCTCCAGAAAATACTTCTATTGATGAAGCAAAGGAAATTTTAAAGAAACATAAAATAGAAAAATTACCTTTAGTTGATGGAGAGGGAAATTTAAAAGGATTAATTACAATTAAGGATATTGATAAAGCAAAACAATTTCCTAATGCTGCAAAAGATTCAAATGGTAGACTACTATGTGGAGCTACTGTTGGAGTTACAGCAGATATGATGGATAGAGTTGATGCATTAGTAAAAGCCAAAGTTGATGTTATTACAGTTGATACTGCTCATGGTCATTCAAGAGGAGTTATGGAAGCTGTTAAGCAAATAAAAATTAAACATCCAGAACTACAAGTTATAGCTGGTAATGTTGCAACAGCAGAAGCAACAGAAGATTTAATAAAAGCTGGAGCAGATTGTGTTAAAGTTGGTATAGGACCAGGATCAATATGTACTACAAGAGTAGTTGCAGGTGTTGGAGTACCACAATTAACTGCTGTTATGGATTGTGCAGAAATTGGTAAAAAATATGGAATTCCAGTAATTGCAGATGGTGGATTAAAGTATTCAGGAGATATAGTAAAAGCTTTAGCAGCAGGTGCATCTGTAGCAATGATGGGATCATTATTTGCAGGTTGTGAAGAAGCACCAGGAGAAATGGAAATATACCAAGGCAGAAGCTATAAAGTATATAGAGGAATGGGTTCATTAGCAGCTATGGCTTGTGGATCAAAAGATAGATATTTCCAAGATGGAAATAAAAAGTTAGTACCAGAAGGTGTTGAAGGTAGAGTAGCATATAAAGGATATGTTTCAGATACTATATTCCAATTAATAGGTGGAATAAAATCAGGAATGGGATACTTAGGTTCAAAAAATTTAGATACTTTATATGAAACTGCTAGATTTGTTGTTCAAACAGCATCAGGATATAGAGAAAGTCATCCACATGATATAAACATAACTAAGGAAGCTCCAAATTATAGTGTAGGACAATAA
- the fliB gene encoding flagellin lysine-N-methylase: protein MRIIVPDYYKDFKCIASECEDTCCAGWEIVIDDETYEYYKTVNDKFGDRFKNEIVTDEDGENIFVLKGDNCSFLNKDKKCDIYINLGKERLCNTCKQYPRFIEEYGSTREIGISLSCPEAARIILNNSRKVEFELEENDEMVCTYNDISYDMFIQIISSRKIFIDILQDRSIELNKRMAIILNFAKEIQDKIDANKISEIINIRHKYSDDKFIKKLIDQLDNYKAKNIEKYKNIFKCLKVYKDIDHINEEWPDVLKYTIKYFYDEEHNVAFYMDKHNQFDKYYVDKIYEYEHLMVYFIFRYLMKSLYDYDVIAKVKLAILSYLIIKELNVVRWCNNEQKFNKEDQVELMHMYSKDVEHSDENLDELAEVFETNKVFSLENFIVMLMN, encoded by the coding sequence ATGAGGATAATAGTACCGGATTATTATAAGGATTTTAAATGTATTGCATCAGAGTGTGAAGATACATGTTGTGCAGGATGGGAAATTGTAATAGATGATGAAACGTATGAGTATTATAAAACTGTAAATGATAAATTTGGAGATAGGTTTAAAAATGAAATAGTTACAGATGAAGACGGAGAAAATATTTTTGTATTAAAAGGAGATAATTGCTCTTTCTTAAATAAAGATAAGAAATGTGATATATATATTAACCTTGGAAAAGAGAGATTATGCAACACATGCAAACAATATCCAAGATTTATTGAAGAGTATGGAAGTACACGAGAAATAGGGATTTCGTTATCATGTCCAGAAGCAGCTAGAATAATTTTAAATAATTCCAGAAAAGTTGAATTTGAATTAGAAGAAAATGATGAAATGGTATGTACATATAATGATATTAGTTATGATATGTTTATTCAAATAATTAGTTCAAGAAAAATATTCATAGATATATTACAGGATAGATCTATTGAATTAAATAAAAGGATGGCGATAATTCTTAATTTTGCAAAAGAAATTCAAGATAAAATAGATGCAAATAAGATATCTGAAATAATAAATATTAGACATAAATATTCAGATGATAAATTTATAAAAAAATTAATAGATCAATTAGACAATTACAAAGCAAAAAATATAGAAAAATATAAGAATATTTTTAAGTGTTTAAAAGTATATAAAGATATTGATCATATAAATGAAGAATGGCCTGATGTTTTAAAATATACTATAAAATATTTTTATGATGAAGAACATAATGTTGCGTTTTATATGGATAAACATAATCAATTTGATAAATATTATGTGGATAAAATATATGAATATGAACATTTAATGGTTTATTTTATATTTAGATATTTAATGAAATCTTTATATGATTACGATGTAATTGCAAAAGTAAAATTAGCTATACTTAGTTACTTAATTATAAAAGAATTAAATGTTGTACGATGGTGTAATAATGAACAAAAATTTAATAAGGAAGATCAAGTAGAGTTAATGCATATGTATTCTAAAGATGTTGAACATTCAGATGAGAACTTAGATGAATTAGCAGAAGTATTTGAAACCAATAAAGTGTTTAGTTTAGAAAACTTTATTGTTATGTTAATGAATTAA
- a CDS encoding Yae1 family protein has translation MNYYYNDDELNNDCNELRNNEFGDCEFSDYEESCCSDTESANNNSECRRCYKEGFKAGCEKGYKEGFRDGCEKGCKEGREKGYKEGFRDGCEKGCKEGREKGFKEGRQKGYREGLKEGRENGFQEGCEVGFRQGYEKAIKDIKNCLNKKNSCC, from the coding sequence ATGAACTATTATTATAATGACGATGAATTAAATAATGATTGTAATGAATTGAGAAATAATGAATTTGGAGATTGCGAATTTTCAGATTATGAAGAATCATGTTGTTCTGATACAGAATCAGCTAACAATAATTCAGAATGCAGAAGATGTTATAAAGAAGGATTTAAAGCTGGATGTGAAAAGGGATATAAAGAAGGATTTAGAGATGGTTGTGAAAAAGGTTGTAAAGAAGGCCGTGAAAAAGGATACAAAGAAGGATTTAGAGATGGCTGCGAAAAGGGTTGTAAAGAAGGCCGTGAAAAAGGATTTAAAGAAGGCAGACAAAAAGGTTATAGAGAAGGATTAAAAGAAGGTCGTGAAAATGGATTCCAAGAAGGATGCGAAGTAGGATTTAGACAAGGATATGAAAAAGCTATTAAAGATATTAAGAACTGCTTAAATAAAAAAAATTCATGTTGCTAG
- a CDS encoding polysaccharide deacetylase family protein, producing MKEYNNMIVKGLIVVIVLLIISLFAFRINHNIKSESVQSDANESTNVIKNDNDSIRFDGIDVTDKDMGVTILGYHSIGDKFKKDPLVVSKDLFREHLQAIKDSGYTTITLHELYDYLYNGAEIPKKSVVITLDDGYKDNYTNAFSILKEFKMKATMFIIADYLDGDVYVLPSQVKEMSDYGIDIEDHTLTHKELSTLNYDGQLKEVKESKIKLENITGKKINFIAYPSGSYNDETLKAVKDAGYSMAFTVKKGQAHKGDSQYEINRVLVDYTYKPRHIKRDLK from the coding sequence TTGAAAGAGTATAATAATATGATAGTGAAAGGATTAATAGTAGTAATAGTATTGTTAATTATTTCATTATTTGCATTTCGTATTAATCATAATATAAAATCAGAAAGTGTTCAATCAGATGCTAACGAGAGTACAAATGTAATAAAAAATGATAATGATTCAATTAGATTTGATGGTATAGATGTAACTGATAAAGATATGGGAGTAACCATTTTAGGTTATCATTCTATTGGTGACAAATTTAAAAAAGATCCACTAGTTGTATCTAAAGATTTGTTCAGGGAACATTTGCAAGCAATAAAAGATTCAGGCTATACAACGATAACATTACATGAGTTATATGATTACTTATATAATGGGGCTGAAATTCCTAAAAAAAGTGTAGTTATAACATTAGATGATGGATATAAGGATAATTATACAAATGCATTTTCAATTCTTAAAGAATTTAAAATGAAGGCAACTATGTTTATAATAGCTGATTATTTAGATGGTGATGTATATGTATTACCATCACAAGTGAAAGAAATGAGTGATTATGGAATTGATATTGAGGACCATACACTTACGCATAAAGAGCTTTCAACTTTAAATTATGATGGACAATTAAAAGAAGTCAAAGAATCTAAAATTAAGCTTGAAAATATAACGGGTAAAAAGATTAACTTTATTGCATATCCTTCTGGTAGTTATAATGATGAGACTTTAAAGGCTGTTAAAGATGCTGGATATAGCATGGCATTTACTGTTAAAAAGGGACAAGCACACAAAGGCGATAGTCAATATGAAATAAATAGAGTATTAGTTGATTATACTTACAAACCAAGACATATAAAAAGAGATTTAAAATAA
- a CDS encoding penicillin-binding transpeptidase domain-containing protein, translating to MKKYFYLLEITLVFLILLTACSNNNAIDNNNKTLDERIIDVETENSQYNKEIEKTILNVDFSKYFQGYEGCAVFYLSSSNTYKIYNAEIAQERRSPCSTFKIISTLAALENEVITNDNSKRYWSGEKFWNESWNKDMMLNEAFKTSCIWYYREIINEIGMKKMQSFVSNLGYGNEDISDWEGKLNKNNNNRSLTGFWVESSLKISPLEQVDVLYRIFGEDSEYREENIKTLLSVMELEDQQDNITVYGKTGYGRLKSVSLDSWFIGLFESGNERGYFAVRLSETENPNVSSALAKEIALKIISENF from the coding sequence ATGAAAAAATATTTTTATTTATTAGAAATAACATTGGTATTTTTGATTTTGTTAACAGCGTGTTCTAATAATAATGCTATTGATAATAATAACAAAACTTTAGATGAACGAATAATAGACGTTGAAACAGAAAACAGTCAGTACAATAAAGAAATTGAAAAAACTATATTAAATGTAGATTTTAGCAAATATTTTCAAGGATACGAAGGTTGTGCTGTTTTCTATTTAAGTAGTTCTAACACTTATAAAATTTATAATGCAGAAATTGCGCAAGAACGACGTTCGCCATGTTCAACTTTTAAGATTATTTCTACGCTTGCTGCGTTAGAAAATGAAGTAATAACAAATGACAATTCAAAAAGGTATTGGAGCGGTGAAAAATTTTGGAATGAATCATGGAATAAAGATATGATGTTAAATGAAGCTTTCAAAACATCTTGTATTTGGTATTATCGTGAGATAATAAATGAAATCGGTATGAAAAAAATGCAAAGTTTTGTTAGCAACTTAGGGTATGGTAATGAGGATATATCTGACTGGGAAGGAAAACTCAACAAAAACAATAATAATCGTTCATTAACTGGTTTTTGGGTAGAATCTTCGCTGAAAATATCACCATTAGAACAGGTGGATGTTTTATATAGAATATTTGGCGAAGACTCCGAGTATAGAGAAGAAAATATAAAGACGTTATTGTCTGTTATGGAGCTGGAAGACCAACAAGATAATATTACTGTCTACGGAAAAACTGGATATGGTAGGTTAAAAAGCGTAAGCTTGGATTCTTGGTTTATAGGTTTATTTGAATCCGGTAATGAAAGAGGATACTTTGCAGTTCGATTATCCGAAACGGAGAATCCAAATGTTTCAAGTGCTTTGGCGAAAGAAATAGCACTTAAAATTATTTCTGAAAATTTTTAG
- the guaA gene encoding glutamine-hydrolyzing GMP synthase, with translation MKRDLVLVIDFGGQYNQLIARRVRECNVYCEVHPYNLSVDEIKQMNPKGIIFTGGPNSVYGENSPLCDKAIFELGVPIFGICYGSQLMSHILGGKVATAPVSEYGKTKVDVNIESKLFEGVSSSTICWMSHTDYIEKAPEEFKVIGNTPVCPVAAMECEDKNLYAVQFHPEVMHTEEGTKMLSNFVYNICGCTGDWKMDSFVEKTIEEVRQKVGNGKVLCALSGGVDSSVAAVLLSRAVGKQLTCVFVDHGLLRKNEGDEVEEIFGPNGQYDLNFIRVNAQERFYEKLAGIEEPEQKRKIIGEEFIRVFEEEAKKIGTVDYLVQGTIYPDVIESGLGKSAVIKSHHNVGGLPDYVDFKEIIEPLRLLFKDEVRKAGLELGIPEKLVFRQPFPGPGLGIRIIGEVTAEKVKIVQDADAIYREEIANAGIDKEIGQYFAALTNMRSVGVMGDERTYDYAIALRAVTTSDFMTAESADLPWEVLGKVTTRIVNEVKGVNRVMYDCTGKPPATIEFE, from the coding sequence ATGAAGAGAGATTTAGTTTTAGTTATAGACTTTGGTGGACAATATAATCAATTGATTGCCAGAAGAGTAAGAGAATGTAATGTATATTGTGAAGTTCATCCTTATAATTTAAGTGTTGATGAAATAAAGCAAATGAATCCAAAAGGAATAATTTTTACAGGTGGTCCGAACAGTGTATATGGTGAGAACTCTCCTTTATGTGATAAAGCTATATTTGAATTAGGTGTACCTATTTTTGGTATATGCTATGGTTCTCAACTTATGTCTCATATACTTGGCGGAAAGGTGGCAACTGCCCCTGTAAGTGAATATGGAAAAACAAAAGTTGATGTAAACATAGAATCTAAACTTTTTGAAGGTGTATCTTCTTCAACAATTTGTTGGATGAGTCATACTGATTACATAGAAAAAGCACCAGAAGAATTTAAAGTAATAGGTAACACTCCTGTTTGTCCTGTTGCAGCTATGGAATGTGAAGATAAAAATTTATACGCAGTTCAATTTCATCCAGAAGTTATGCATACAGAAGAAGGTACAAAGATGCTTTCAAATTTTGTATATAACATATGTGGATGTACTGGAGATTGGAAAATGGATTCATTTGTTGAAAAGACAATTGAAGAAGTTCGTCAAAAGGTTGGAAATGGTAAAGTATTATGTGCATTATCAGGTGGTGTTGATTCATCAGTAGCAGCAGTATTACTTTCAAGAGCTGTTGGAAAGCAGTTAACTTGTGTATTTGTTGATCATGGCTTACTTCGTAAGAATGAAGGTGATGAAGTTGAAGAAATATTTGGACCTAATGGTCAGTATGATTTAAACTTCATTCGTGTAAATGCACAAGAAAGATTTTATGAAAAGTTAGCTGGAATAGAAGAACCAGAACAAAAAAGAAAAATAATTGGTGAAGAATTTATAAGAGTATTTGAAGAAGAAGCTAAAAAAATAGGAACAGTTGATTATCTTGTACAAGGAACTATTTATCCAGATGTAATTGAAAGTGGTCTTGGAAAATCAGCAGTTATAAAATCTCATCATAATGTTGGAGGACTTCCTGATTATGTTGATTTTAAAGAAATAATAGAACCTCTTAGATTACTATTTAAAGACGAAGTTCGTAAAGCAGGGTTAGAGCTCGGAATACCTGAAAAGTTAGTGTTTAGACAGCCTTTCCCAGGTCCAGGTCTTGGAATACGTATTATTGGAGAAGTAACAGCTGAAAAAGTTAAAATAGTTCAAGATGCAGATGCAATATATAGAGAAGAAATTGCAAATGCAGGAATTGATAAGGAAATTGGTCAATACTTTGCAGCTCTTACTAATATGCGTTCAGTAGGAGTTATGGGAGATGAAAGAACTTATGATTATGCAATTGCACTTCGTGCTGTAACTACAAGTGATTTCATGACAGCTGAAAGTGCAGATCTTCCATGGGAAGTACTTGGAAAAGTAACAACTAGAATTGTAAATGAAGTTAAGGGTGTTAATCGTGTAATGTATGATTGTACAGGAAAACCACCAGCAACTATAGAGTTTGAATAA